One Halocalculus aciditolerans DNA segment encodes these proteins:
- the ftsZ gene encoding cell division protein FtsZ, producing MQDIVQDALEMAEAEERDMDAASDSGGDQFGDPRIVIVGCGGAGNNTINRLYNIGVEGADTVAINTDKQHLKMIEADTKILVGKSLTNGLGAGGDPSMGERATEMAQGTIKEVLGDADLVFVTAGMGGGTGTGAAPVVSSIAKEQGAIVVGMVSTPFNVERARTVKAEEGLEKLREEADSIIVLDNNRLLDYVPNLPIGKAFSVMDQIIAETVKGISETITQPSLINLDYADMTAIMNQGGVAVMLVGETQDTNKTDEVVKDAMNHPLLDVDYRGASGGLVHITGGPDLTLKEAEGIADHITERLDASANVIWGARIQDNYKGKVRVMAIMTGVQSAQVLGPSTQKQADASRQELQEVGDSGSRAEESAAGPRSTGEVKGNVHSDGGQDEVEKNNGLDVIR from the coding sequence ATGCAAGATATCGTTCAAGACGCACTCGAGATGGCCGAGGCAGAGGAGCGGGACATGGACGCGGCGTCCGACAGCGGCGGTGACCAGTTCGGGGACCCCCGAATCGTCATCGTCGGCTGCGGTGGTGCCGGGAACAACACCATCAACCGCCTCTACAACATCGGCGTCGAAGGCGCTGACACGGTCGCGATCAACACCGACAAACAGCACCTGAAGATGATCGAAGCCGACACCAAGATCCTCGTCGGGAAGTCCCTGACGAACGGGCTCGGTGCCGGTGGCGACCCCTCGATGGGTGAGCGCGCCACGGAGATGGCGCAGGGCACCATCAAGGAGGTCCTCGGGGACGCCGACCTCGTGTTCGTCACCGCCGGGATGGGCGGCGGGACGGGCACGGGCGCGGCCCCCGTGGTTTCGAGCATCGCGAAGGAGCAGGGCGCAATCGTCGTCGGGATGGTCTCCACGCCGTTCAACGTCGAGCGCGCCCGCACGGTGAAAGCCGAGGAAGGCCTGGAGAAACTCCGCGAGGAAGCGGACTCCATCATCGTCCTCGACAACAACCGGCTGCTCGACTACGTCCCGAACCTCCCGATCGGCAAAGCGTTCTCCGTGATGGACCAGATCATCGCGGAGACCGTGAAGGGGATTTCGGAGACGATCACTCAACCCTCGCTGATCAACCTCGACTACGCGGACATGACCGCCATCATGAACCAGGGCGGCGTGGCCGTGATGCTCGTGGGTGAGACGCAGGACACGAACAAGACCGACGAAGTGGTGAAGGACGCGATGAACCACCCGCTCCTCGACGTCGACTACCGCGGCGCGAGCGGCGGACTCGTCCACATCACCGGTGGCCCGGACCTCACGCTGAAAGAGGCCGAGGGCATCGCGGACCACATCACGGAGCGTCTCGACGCCTCCGCGAACGTCATCTGGGGCGCGCGCATCCAGGACAACTACAAGGGCAAGGTCCGCGTCATGGCGATCATGACCGGCGTCCAGTCCGCGCAGGTCCTCGGCCCGAGCACGCAGAAGCAGGCTGACGCCTCCCGTCAGGAGCTCCAAGAGGTCGGCGACTCCGGCTCGCGCGCGGAGGAGTCCGCGGCCGGCCCCCGCTCCACGGGCGAAGTCAAGGGCAACGTCCACTCCGACGGCGGCCAGGACGAAGTCGAGAAGAACAACGGCCTCGACGTCATCCGATAG
- a CDS encoding ribbon-helix-helix domain-containing protein produces the protein MERVTLRIPKQQIEEVEQMVDSGKFPNRSEAIRSAVREMIDDQGEASKPNAWAKV, from the coding sequence ATGGAGCGTGTGACACTCCGAATACCGAAACAGCAGATAGAAGAAGTCGAGCAGATGGTCGACTCCGGGAAGTTCCCGAACCGCTCGGAAGCGATCCGGTCGGCCGTCCGTGAAATGATCGACGACCAAGGCGAGGCCTCGAAGCCGAACGCCTGGGCCAAGGTGTAA
- a CDS encoding DICT sensory domain-containing protein, which produces MTLERFLDRVDTDATDRSLVVVNRRAPAPVQRMLDSLFDNQSITVKEATLPDTADDTVFLVEDDAVVAASPLSELQDAILFINSDLFTTGALALEDADLPAVLAGLADTRFTVRGYPDSHKEKLLLILVSRHIERHAWNADGGTLRSSFQRLSRIDDEIGTRDVYRRLDDTAVDVNAYGAPGWTPPSTSDITIHAGHERDFLDSWFVVYDPDGDADADALALLAVQQTANEWQGFWTRRPSLVTDLNEYIAHRL; this is translated from the coding sequence CGTCGTCGTCAACCGGCGAGCGCCCGCGCCCGTCCAGCGGATGCTCGACTCCCTGTTCGACAACCAATCCATCACCGTCAAGGAAGCCACGCTCCCCGACACCGCGGACGACACGGTCTTTCTCGTCGAAGACGACGCCGTCGTCGCCGCCTCCCCGCTCTCGGAACTCCAAGACGCCATCCTCTTCATCAACTCCGACCTCTTCACTACCGGCGCGCTCGCCCTCGAAGACGCCGACCTCCCCGCCGTCCTCGCCGGCCTCGCCGACACGCGGTTCACCGTCCGCGGCTACCCGGACTCGCACAAGGAGAAGCTCCTCCTCATCCTCGTCTCCCGCCACATCGAACGCCACGCCTGGAACGCCGACGGCGGGACGCTCCGCTCGTCCTTCCAGCGGCTCTCCCGCATCGACGACGAAATCGGGACGCGCGACGTCTACCGCCGCCTCGACGACACCGCCGTCGACGTCAACGCCTACGGCGCGCCCGGGTGGACGCCGCCCTCGACCTCCGACATCACCATCCACGCCGGCCACGAACGCGACTTCCTCGACTCCTGGTTCGTCGTCTACGACCCCGACGGCGACGCGGACGCCGACGCCCTCGCGCTCCTCGCCGTCCAGCAAACCGCGAACGAGTGGCAGGGGTTCTGGACGCGCCGACCCTCACTAGTAACCGACCTCAACGAATACATCGCGCACCGTCTCTGA
- a CDS encoding MFS transporter has translation MENDRWLYALALSAVASSVSGLLVPLYLVQIGGGTAQLGVNAALSSLVGAPAAVFAGRYADRTGNRRGVVLTALVAAALALVALPFLKTIAAVIVVNAVLAFSLAAIGPVVTMLVVGDSPEAEWNTRIARLNKLQGYGSTAGLVLGTVWTVGVGAVLATGVTQETLFVLAAVFGVAAAAVAFRSLPRHADLTVGPRRASRIATLLSRTSRNVRDDTFSFGTTRVFWGVRSLSRRRLGGLRSQLPAALWVYFAAAFLFFTGFAVFWAPLPVYLTDRAAFGSGAVFALYLVNNVASTVLYDGAGVLATRHDIRLVQTGALGARAAAFVAVGVLGVLGVGFLSTGGLGPLLAVAALLTVVGATWAFIAVTGTGIVSRLTPKETRGGVLGLYAALSAVAGALGGLLGGWIASRAFDLAFGVAAVLVVAGGLVVLLARHLAPDAKPTASADAAPASD, from the coding sequence ATGGAGAACGACCGCTGGCTCTACGCGCTCGCGCTCTCCGCGGTCGCGTCGAGCGTTTCGGGCCTGCTCGTCCCGCTCTATCTCGTGCAGATCGGCGGCGGGACGGCGCAGCTCGGCGTGAACGCCGCGCTCTCGTCGCTCGTCGGCGCGCCCGCCGCGGTGTTCGCCGGCCGGTACGCGGATCGAACCGGGAATCGCCGCGGTGTCGTCCTCACCGCGCTCGTCGCCGCGGCGCTCGCGCTCGTCGCTCTGCCCTTCCTGAAGACTATCGCGGCGGTCATCGTCGTGAACGCGGTGCTCGCGTTCTCGCTCGCGGCCATCGGTCCCGTCGTCACGATGCTCGTCGTCGGGGACAGCCCCGAAGCCGAGTGGAACACCCGCATCGCGCGCCTGAACAAACTCCAGGGGTACGGGAGCACGGCCGGTCTCGTCCTCGGGACGGTGTGGACCGTCGGCGTCGGCGCGGTGCTCGCCACCGGCGTCACGCAGGAGACGCTGTTCGTGCTCGCCGCCGTCTTCGGCGTCGCCGCCGCCGCGGTCGCTTTCCGATCGCTCCCGCGGCACGCCGACCTCACCGTCGGGCCGCGGCGGGCCAGCCGAATCGCCACCCTGCTCTCCCGGACGAGTCGGAACGTCCGCGACGACACCTTCAGCTTCGGGACGACCCGCGTCTTCTGGGGGGTCCGCTCGCTCTCCCGCCGCCGCCTCGGCGGCCTCCGCAGCCAGCTCCCGGCCGCGCTCTGGGTGTACTTCGCCGCCGCCTTCCTCTTCTTCACCGGCTTCGCCGTGTTCTGGGCACCGCTCCCCGTCTACCTCACCGACCGCGCCGCGTTCGGCTCCGGCGCGGTGTTCGCGCTCTACCTCGTGAACAACGTCGCCTCGACGGTGCTCTACGACGGCGCGGGCGTCCTCGCGACCCGGCACGACATCCGCCTCGTCCAGACCGGCGCGCTCGGCGCGCGCGCCGCCGCCTTCGTCGCCGTCGGCGTGCTCGGCGTGCTCGGCGTCGGCTTCCTCTCGACCGGCGGCCTCGGCCCGCTCCTCGCCGTCGCCGCCCTCCTCACCGTCGTCGGCGCGACCTGGGCGTTCATCGCCGTCACCGGCACCGGCATCGTCTCCCGCCTCACCCCGAAGGAGACGCGCGGCGGCGTCCTCGGCCTCTACGCCGCGCTGTCCGCGGTCGCCGGCGCGCTCGGCGGCCTCCTCGGCGGCTGGATCGCCAGCCGCGCGTTCGACCTCGCGTTCGGCGTCGCCGCCGTCCTCGTCGTCGCCGGCGGCCTCGTCGTCCTCCTCGCACGCCACCTCGCCCCCGACGCGAAACCGACGGCGAGCGCCGACGCCGCGCCCGCGTCCGACTGA
- a CDS encoding DUF4382 domain-containing protein codes for MGKPLLSVGAVAAMLVLAGCSGGMPGGGEQSGSMAFYVSDQPGAIDDFEHLNVTVTKVGVHKVNASSAENGTWIETDFDNVTVDLTELQGENAANLANASLPNGTYNNAFIHVSAVEGATTDGEQVDVKLPSSKLHVAENFTVGAAEESHFVFDVMVHETGNGKYVLRPNAGDSGKNVPVKPTPGAKQSGQAGASGETTTTAQSGTSAGTTTQSEMAVYLSDRPGAIGDFDHLNVTVSAVGVHRQNDSDNESAWVEQDVDSVTVDVTELQGDRAVSLANFTLENGTYDTVFVHVAWTNGTLTNGEHVPVKLPSSKLKLHQEFTVGDGNTTHFVYDVMVHETGSGKYVLKPNVAESGPNEPVTKVSKKNAKPDDDTPNESDTSNETTTTTQSGDETTAQSGNETATTTTATTTTATA; via the coding sequence ATGGGTAAGCCCCTCCTCTCCGTCGGAGCGGTCGCTGCGATGCTCGTACTCGCGGGCTGCTCCGGCGGAATGCCCGGTGGCGGCGAACAGAGCGGGTCGATGGCGTTCTACGTCAGCGATCAACCCGGTGCCATCGACGACTTCGAACACCTGAACGTCACGGTGACGAAAGTCGGCGTCCACAAGGTGAACGCCTCCAGCGCGGAGAACGGAACCTGGATCGAGACGGACTTCGACAACGTCACCGTCGACCTGACCGAGCTTCAGGGCGAGAACGCCGCGAACCTCGCGAACGCCTCGCTCCCGAACGGGACGTACAACAACGCCTTCATCCACGTCTCCGCCGTCGAGGGGGCGACGACCGACGGCGAGCAGGTGGACGTGAAACTCCCGTCGAGTAAACTCCACGTCGCGGAGAACTTCACCGTCGGCGCGGCCGAAGAATCCCACTTCGTCTTCGACGTCATGGTGCACGAGACCGGGAACGGAAAGTACGTTCTCCGACCGAACGCTGGCGACTCCGGGAAGAACGTGCCCGTGAAGCCGACGCCGGGCGCGAAGCAGTCCGGACAGGCCGGCGCGTCCGGTGAGACGACGACCACGGCGCAGTCCGGCACGTCCGCGGGGACGACCACGCAGAGCGAGATGGCGGTCTACCTCAGCGACCGACCCGGAGCTATCGGTGACTTCGACCACCTGAACGTCACCGTCTCGGCGGTCGGCGTCCACCGACAGAACGACTCCGACAACGAGAGCGCGTGGGTCGAACAGGACGTCGACAGCGTCACCGTCGACGTGACCGAACTCCAAGGCGACCGCGCGGTGAGCCTCGCGAACTTCACCCTCGAGAACGGCACGTACGACACCGTCTTCGTTCACGTCGCCTGGACGAACGGGACGCTCACGAACGGCGAACACGTCCCCGTGAAACTCCCGTCGAGCAAGCTCAAACTCCACCAGGAGTTCACCGTCGGTGACGGCAACACCACGCACTTCGTCTACGACGTCATGGTCCACGAGACCGGGAGCGGGAAGTACGTCCTGAAGCCGAACGTCGCCGAATCCGGCCCGAACGAACCCGTCACGAAGGTTTCGAAGAAGAACGCGAAACCCGACGACGACACGCCGAACGAAAGCGACACGTCGAACGAGACCACGACGACCACGCAGAGCGGCGACGAAACGACCGCGCAGTCCGGTAACGAGACGGCGACCACGACGACTGCGACCACGACGACGGCGACGGCGTAG
- a CDS encoding PfkB family carbohydrate kinase — MVRVVSFGSVNVDRTWAVDEEVLSELRGRAWFPEPGETKTVASVPESELPSGSPSVTLGGKGANDAVAAAGVGADARLVGAVGGDAGEYGVLETLEERGVETSGVRVESGRATGAAYVFVAPDGESHVARVRGANAAVDAALVDDALDVIRKADALCLQNEIPTAAMTALLDGLEPKGPVVVFDPAPVEGAAAVAGHPRVDYVTPNEVEADALEADAVADATVVVTRGADDVVVRRGGAEAFRVTPPPAAVEDTTGAGDTFAGALATRLGEGVDDRTAVEFAAAASAVATEAVGAQAAMPARDAVEAKVEETG; from the coding sequence ATGGTTCGCGTCGTGAGTTTCGGGAGCGTCAACGTCGACCGGACGTGGGCGGTGGACGAGGAGGTGTTGAGTGAGTTGCGCGGGCGCGCGTGGTTTCCGGAGCCGGGGGAGACGAAGACGGTGGCGTCGGTGCCGGAGTCGGAGCTGCCGTCGGGTTCGCCGTCGGTGACGCTGGGCGGGAAGGGGGCGAACGACGCGGTGGCGGCGGCGGGCGTGGGAGCGGACGCGCGACTGGTCGGGGCGGTGGGTGGGGACGCCGGCGAGTACGGTGTGCTGGAGACGCTGGAAGAGCGCGGAGTGGAGACGTCGGGCGTGCGCGTCGAGTCGGGGCGGGCGACGGGGGCGGCGTACGTGTTCGTCGCGCCGGACGGGGAGAGTCACGTTGCGCGCGTTCGGGGGGCGAACGCGGCGGTGGACGCGGCGCTCGTCGACGACGCGCTCGACGTGATTCGGAAGGCGGACGCGCTCTGCTTGCAGAACGAGATTCCGACTGCGGCGATGACGGCGCTCCTCGACGGGCTGGAGCCGAAGGGGCCGGTGGTGGTCTTCGACCCCGCGCCGGTCGAGGGGGCGGCGGCGGTCGCGGGGCATCCGCGCGTCGATTACGTCACGCCGAACGAGGTCGAGGCGGACGCGCTGGAGGCGGACGCCGTCGCGGATGCGACGGTAGTTGTGACGCGTGGCGCGGACGACGTCGTGGTCCGACGGGGTGGCGCGGAGGCGTTCCGCGTCACACCGCCGCCGGCGGCCGTCGAGGACACGACGGGCGCGGGCGATACGTTCGCGGGCGCGCTCGCGACGCGGCTCGGCGAGGGCGTAGACGACCGGACGGCGGTCGAGTTCGCGGCGGCGGCGTCGGCCGTCGCGACGGAGGCCGTCGGCGCGCAGGCGGCGATGCCCGCGCGGGACGCCGTCGAGGCGAAGGTGGAGGAGACCGGTTAG
- a CDS encoding COX15/CtaA family protein — translation MPESNLFESTRAFRWLVTISLVGTLILMGAANYSVALGGWMSCGDQFPKCAGVYAPIFHPVETLSGNYTAAQIFWEWFHRASAFITGLTMLAATGLAWWKLDDYTVSRWLVTAATAVLPAEAYLGVQTGVADPPFDLVVLHNVISWFVLLTMAAATVIVWRAARRDGGKRDDAAPA, via the coding sequence ATGCCGGAGTCGAACCTGTTCGAGTCGACACGGGCGTTCCGGTGGTTGGTGACCATCTCGCTCGTGGGGACGCTCATCCTGATGGGGGCGGCGAACTACTCGGTCGCGCTCGGCGGGTGGATGTCCTGCGGCGACCAGTTCCCGAAGTGCGCGGGCGTCTACGCGCCGATATTCCACCCGGTGGAGACGCTGTCGGGGAACTACACGGCGGCCCAGATATTCTGGGAGTGGTTCCACCGGGCGAGCGCGTTCATCACGGGACTGACGATGCTCGCGGCGACGGGACTGGCGTGGTGGAAGCTCGACGACTACACGGTGTCGCGGTGGCTGGTGACGGCGGCGACGGCCGTGCTCCCCGCGGAGGCGTATCTCGGCGTGCAGACGGGCGTCGCGGACCCGCCGTTCGACCTCGTCGTGCTCCACAACGTCATCTCCTGGTTCGTCCTCCTGACGATGGCGGCGGCGACGGTCATCGTGTGGCGGGCGGCGCGCCGGGACGGGGGGAAGCGAGACGACGCAGCGCCGGCATAG
- the ncsA gene encoding tRNA 2-thiolation protein NcsA produces MECTKCDADAVMHAAYSGNHLCRSHFLESVDRRVRKRVREDSLLPDSATPENPETWLVGLSGGKDSVVLTDILHRTFEQDPRVELVALTVHEGIQGYRDASLAACEELTEELGIEHEVVSYADEFDLEMDDVVEDDPKNMAACAYCGVFRRDLLAKYASEYDADKLLTGHNLDDEAETALMNILEGNVEQVARHFDASLGSFDERGEKDGMIPRAKPLRDVPEKEVALYARLADLPVHMAECPHSSEAFRGEVQDLLLSLEENHPGTRHSIMAGYEELASIAADRYRDDGEEPVGECDECGSPTTGDVCRKCRLVDAVNAV; encoded by the coding sequence ATGGAGTGTACGAAGTGTGACGCGGACGCGGTGATGCACGCGGCGTACTCGGGGAACCACCTCTGTCGGTCCCACTTCCTCGAGTCCGTCGACCGCCGCGTTCGCAAGCGCGTCCGCGAGGACTCCCTCCTCCCGGACTCGGCGACGCCGGAGAACCCGGAGACCTGGCTCGTCGGCCTCTCCGGCGGGAAAGACTCCGTCGTACTCACGGACATCCTCCACCGGACGTTCGAGCAGGACCCGCGCGTCGAACTCGTCGCGCTCACCGTCCACGAAGGCATCCAGGGCTATCGGGACGCGAGCCTCGCCGCCTGCGAGGAGCTCACCGAAGAGCTCGGAATCGAACACGAAGTCGTCTCCTACGCCGACGAGTTCGACCTGGAGATGGACGACGTCGTCGAAGACGACCCGAAGAACATGGCGGCCTGTGCGTACTGTGGCGTCTTCCGCCGTGACCTCCTCGCGAAGTACGCGAGCGAGTACGACGCCGACAAACTCCTCACCGGCCACAACCTCGACGACGAAGCCGAAACCGCGCTGATGAACATTCTGGAGGGGAACGTCGAGCAGGTCGCGCGTCACTTCGACGCCAGCCTCGGGAGCTTCGACGAGCGCGGCGAGAAAGACGGCATGATTCCGCGCGCGAAACCCCTTCGGGACGTCCCCGAGAAGGAGGTCGCGCTCTACGCGCGCCTCGCGGACCTCCCCGTCCACATGGCCGAATGCCCGCACTCCTCGGAGGCCTTCCGCGGCGAAGTGCAAGACCTCCTCCTCTCCCTCGAGGAGAATCACCCCGGCACCCGTCACTCGATTATGGCCGGCTACGAGGAGCTCGCGTCCATCGCCGCCGACCGCTACCGCGACGACGGCGAGGAACCCGTCGGCGAATGCGACGAGTGCGGGTCGCCGACGACGGGCGACGTCTGTCGGAAGTGCCGACTCGTCGACGCCGTCAACGCGGTCTAG
- a CDS encoding double zinc ribbon domain-containing protein, translated as MSKITFRADDDLVAAVESLDASKSEVMREALREYLEEDVAIESESIDELVDARIEEVLGDYLRRERSAQDVNVNLRVESSGSGEVVDADVEESAERAEDASVSDGGSGESESVTCRQCGESLDAAHEFCPNCGEQAGRPALCECGVELGSDWSFCPHCGRRTPSADVLER; from the coding sequence ATGTCCAAGATTACGTTCCGGGCGGACGACGACCTCGTCGCGGCGGTGGAGTCGTTGGACGCGTCGAAGAGCGAGGTGATGCGGGAGGCGCTCCGGGAGTATCTGGAGGAGGACGTCGCGATTGAGTCGGAGTCCATCGACGAGCTCGTGGACGCCCGTATCGAGGAGGTCCTCGGCGACTACCTGCGGCGCGAGCGGTCCGCGCAGGACGTGAACGTGAACCTGCGGGTGGAGTCGTCGGGGTCGGGGGAGGTCGTCGACGCCGACGTCGAGGAGAGCGCGGAGCGGGCCGAGGACGCGAGTGTGTCCGACGGTGGTTCGGGCGAGTCGGAGTCAGTGACGTGCCGGCAGTGCGGGGAGTCGCTCGATGCGGCGCACGAGTTCTGTCCGAACTGCGGGGAGCAGGCGGGTCGGCCGGCGCTGTGCGAGTGTGGCGTGGAGCTGGGGTCGGACTGGTCGTTCTGCCCGCACTGCGGGCGTCGGACGCCGTCGGCGGACGTGCTCGAACGGTAA
- a CDS encoding PAS domain-containing sensor histidine kinase, which produces MARGSRVAVVGHGPAAERSARALADAGFDVETADTAAPTRSHTADCIVATDANARAAADAAGDTPVLALAADDDPTDLLDAGVHDVVRANESGFETLLVARVEHVLDRRAAERRATSEHERLEALFGQFPEPTIAYEFDDGDPVVTDANAAFTEAFGHDDPAGRRVDDLVVGDGKQVEAAVLNDKVARGHTLDREVVRATPDGDRVFWLRNIPLDATPPAGFAVYTDVTERLRERERAQAFLNSSRDIVAIADYDTTYTYVSAAVEHVFGYRPSDLVGERALERIHEADRERVRQQLDSVGDHPVTIEFRGRHADGDWRWIEAVVTDQRDNPLIDGYLVNARDVTDRKRREREHRRQARIIATLHSVAVDIETAGSPDAVYQSLVDAAEGVLDYQICIVDERDGDRLVVVAASDDTPDEHYYNYVSVDAEDNLAAKVARTRETVVVDDLHETSIDPANAAYRSIITVPLADYGVLQAAADEPDAFDDADREFTEILASHAVAALDRLDRERELERQTDRLEKFASVVSHDLRTPLQVAVGAIELARETGDLDRLDTADDALDRIDRLASDLLAWARGASLVEDTEPVNVAAAATDCWRDLDTENATLDVTDAVVDADPDRVRQLLSNLLRNAVEHGATDPPSHAREDAAEHDGASVHVTVAPTEDGTGFAVTDDGPGVPDGERDAVFDAGHTTSTTGSGFGLDIARDIADAHGWTLTLDDDYTDGARFVVDCTTDR; this is translated from the coding sequence ATGGCTCGGGGGAGTCGGGTGGCGGTCGTCGGACACGGACCGGCCGCAGAGCGGAGCGCACGCGCGCTCGCCGACGCCGGCTTCGACGTCGAAACGGCCGACACAGCCGCTCCCACCCGTTCTCACACCGCAGACTGCATCGTCGCGACCGACGCGAACGCTCGGGCCGCCGCCGACGCTGCCGGCGACACACCCGTTCTCGCGCTCGCCGCCGACGACGACCCCACCGATCTTCTCGACGCCGGCGTCCACGACGTCGTCCGCGCGAACGAGTCCGGCTTCGAAACCCTGCTCGTCGCGCGCGTCGAACACGTCCTCGACCGCCGCGCCGCCGAACGCCGCGCTACCAGCGAGCACGAGCGACTCGAAGCCCTGTTCGGGCAGTTCCCCGAACCCACTATCGCCTACGAGTTCGACGACGGCGACCCCGTCGTCACCGACGCGAACGCCGCGTTCACCGAGGCGTTCGGTCACGACGACCCCGCCGGCCGCAGGGTCGACGACCTCGTCGTCGGCGACGGGAAACAGGTCGAAGCCGCCGTCCTCAACGACAAGGTCGCGCGCGGCCACACCCTCGACCGCGAAGTCGTCCGCGCGACGCCCGACGGCGACCGCGTCTTCTGGCTCCGGAACATCCCGCTCGACGCCACGCCGCCAGCCGGATTCGCCGTCTACACCGACGTCACGGAGCGCCTCCGCGAGCGCGAGCGCGCACAGGCCTTCCTCAACAGCTCCCGCGACATCGTCGCCATCGCCGACTACGACACCACCTACACCTACGTCAGCGCCGCCGTCGAACACGTCTTCGGCTACCGGCCCAGCGACCTCGTCGGCGAACGCGCGCTCGAACGCATCCACGAAGCCGACCGCGAGCGCGTCCGCCAGCAGCTCGACAGCGTCGGCGACCACCCCGTCACCATCGAGTTCCGCGGACGGCACGCCGACGGCGACTGGCGGTGGATCGAAGCCGTCGTCACCGACCAGCGAGACAACCCGCTCATCGACGGCTACCTCGTCAACGCCCGCGACGTCACCGACCGCAAACGCCGCGAGCGCGAACACCGCCGGCAGGCCCGCATCATCGCCACCCTCCACAGCGTCGCCGTCGACATCGAGACTGCGGGAAGCCCCGACGCCGTCTATCAATCCCTCGTCGACGCCGCGGAAGGCGTCCTCGACTACCAGATCTGCATCGTCGACGAACGCGACGGCGACCGCCTCGTCGTCGTCGCCGCCTCCGACGACACCCCGGACGAACACTACTACAACTACGTCTCCGTCGACGCCGAGGACAACCTCGCCGCGAAAGTCGCGCGAACCCGCGAGACCGTCGTCGTCGACGACCTCCACGAGACCTCCATCGACCCCGCCAACGCCGCCTACCGCTCCATCATCACCGTCCCGCTCGCCGACTACGGCGTCCTCCAGGCCGCCGCCGACGAACCGGACGCCTTCGACGACGCCGACCGCGAGTTCACCGAAATCCTCGCCAGCCACGCCGTCGCCGCCCTCGACCGCCTCGACCGCGAACGCGAACTCGAACGGCAGACCGACCGCCTGGAGAAGTTCGCGAGCGTCGTCTCCCACGACCTCCGAACACCCCTTCAGGTCGCCGTCGGCGCAATCGAGCTCGCGCGAGAGACCGGCGACCTCGACCGCCTCGACACCGCCGACGACGCCCTCGACCGCATTGACCGCCTCGCCAGCGACCTCCTCGCGTGGGCGCGCGGCGCATCCCTCGTCGAAGACACCGAACCGGTCAACGTCGCCGCCGCGGCGACCGACTGCTGGCGCGACCTCGACACCGAGAACGCCACCCTCGACGTCACCGACGCCGTCGTCGACGCCGACCCCGACCGCGTCCGCCAGCTCCTCTCCAACCTCCTCCGAAACGCCGTGGAGCATGGTGCCACTGACCCTCCCTCGCACGCTCGCGAGGACGCCGCCGAGCACGATGGGGCGAGCGTCCACGTCACCGTCGCCCCCACCGAGGACGGCACCGGCTTCGCCGTCACCGACGACGGCCCCGGCGTCCCCGACGGCGAACGCGACGCCGTCTTCGACGCCGGCCACACCACCAGCACCACCGGCTCCGGCTTCGGCCTCGACATCGCCCGCGACATCGCCGACGCCCACGGCTGGACGCTCACCCTCGACGACGACTACACCGACGGCGCACGCTTCGTCGTCGACTGCACCACCGACCGCTAA